A stretch of the Opitutus sp. ER46 genome encodes the following:
- a CDS encoding IS66 family transposase, which yields MNAAATTPIPSSEQELRVRVDQLTAENRVLELKVQKLQRMLWDKKSERMPTDDNQGVLFTEPAAAKAECAPVSGKKRAVGAARAPKGPQPLDPALPRELIQVPAPQLKELICPVTKQPMQPGFVERIEVLARRAPVYYVKAYERTVFVSPAKTAPVYSAWPADILPRARVHASVVAHIAAAHYSEHVPFHRLEQQLARTGVELARSTQVSLMNQLDTLVAPLMVALRDDVFSGGYLHVDATPVDVCDPARPGHVREATLWAYRAKRGGVWFEYSASKSPVHPDATLKAARFKGFCQTDGAPGLNTIGPPGQVTSLGCHTHARRGFFDADKAGDPRAKWYLERFRKLFRVEQLAQRHGRKEILRRRFSVPIFQAMLTQAEQHAQIAPAKTALGDAVRYLLDQQERLHRCLTEIEAEISNNAVERAIRPLKVGARNWMFVGDPKAGPRLANLFTLVENCRLIGLDPERYLIELLGKLQDHPASRIKELLPHRWTSAQQTQTALGAPSASAAASPGPDR from the coding sequence GTGAACGCCGCCGCCACGACACCGATACCGAGCTCCGAGCAGGAGCTACGCGTGCGTGTGGATCAGCTCACGGCCGAGAACCGGGTGCTCGAGCTGAAGGTGCAGAAGCTGCAGCGGATGCTCTGGGACAAGAAGTCGGAGCGGATGCCGACGGACGACAACCAGGGCGTGCTGTTCACGGAGCCTGCGGCGGCCAAGGCAGAGTGCGCGCCGGTGTCGGGGAAGAAGAGGGCGGTCGGCGCAGCGCGAGCACCGAAGGGACCTCAGCCGCTCGATCCTGCTTTGCCGCGGGAACTGATTCAGGTGCCAGCGCCGCAGCTGAAGGAGTTGATCTGCCCGGTGACGAAGCAGCCGATGCAGCCCGGCTTCGTGGAGCGCATCGAGGTGCTCGCCCGGCGGGCACCGGTGTATTACGTGAAGGCGTACGAGCGGACGGTGTTCGTCAGCCCGGCCAAGACCGCCCCGGTGTACTCGGCGTGGCCGGCGGACATCCTGCCGCGGGCGCGAGTCCACGCCAGCGTCGTGGCGCACATTGCCGCCGCGCACTACAGTGAGCACGTCCCTTTCCACCGCCTCGAGCAGCAACTGGCCCGCACGGGGGTCGAGCTGGCACGCAGCACGCAGGTGTCGCTCATGAACCAGCTCGATACCCTGGTCGCTCCGCTGATGGTGGCCCTCCGGGACGACGTCTTCAGCGGCGGTTATCTGCACGTTGATGCGACGCCGGTCGATGTCTGCGATCCCGCTCGCCCGGGGCATGTGCGCGAAGCGACGCTCTGGGCGTACCGCGCGAAGCGCGGAGGAGTCTGGTTTGAATACAGTGCGAGCAAGTCGCCCGTGCATCCCGACGCCACGTTGAAGGCGGCACGGTTCAAAGGCTTCTGCCAGACCGACGGGGCCCCGGGGCTCAATACCATTGGCCCGCCGGGCCAGGTGACATCGCTTGGATGTCATACCCACGCGCGCCGCGGCTTCTTCGATGCGGACAAGGCTGGGGATCCCCGGGCGAAGTGGTACCTGGAGCGCTTCCGAAAGCTGTTTCGCGTGGAGCAGCTGGCGCAACGCCATGGCCGCAAGGAGATCCTGCGGCGTCGCTTCAGCGTACCCATCTTCCAGGCCATGCTCACCCAGGCCGAGCAGCACGCGCAGATTGCTCCGGCCAAGACGGCGCTCGGCGATGCCGTGCGCTATCTCCTCGATCAGCAAGAACGGTTGCATCGCTGCCTCACGGAGATCGAGGCGGAGATCTCGAACAACGCCGTCGAGCGCGCGATCCGTCCGCTGAAGGTCGGCGCGCGCAACTGGATGTTTGTCGGCGACCCGAAGGCAGGGCCGCGCTTGGCCAACCTCTTTACGCTGGTCGAGAACTGCCGGCTGATCGGCCTCGATCCCGAGCGCTACCTCATCGAGCTGCTGGGGAAGCTCCAGGATCATCCGGCCTCCAGGATCAAAGAGCTGCTGCCGCATCGGTGGACATCGGCGCAGCAGACGCAGACGGCACTCGGCGCACCCAGCGCCTCGGCCGCAGCTTCGCCAGGTCCAGACCGCTGA